In Diorhabda carinulata isolate Delta chromosome 6, icDioCari1.1, whole genome shotgun sequence, a single genomic region encodes these proteins:
- the LOC130895119 gene encoding U6 snRNA-associated Sm-like protein LSm7, with product MASSGEKREKQSTLPSSDQKEKKRKESILDLSKYLEKTIRVKFAGGREASGILKGYDPLLNLVLDNTSEYLRDPDDPYKLIEDTRQLGLVVCRGTSVVLICPMDGMESIQNPFISQD from the exons atggcaTCTTCGggagaaaaaagagaaaag CAATCGACATTGCCATCTTCAgatcaaaaagaaaagaaacgaAAGGAATCTATTTTAGATCTTtccaaatatttagaaaaaactattagaGTTAAATTCGCAGGAGGAAGAGAAGCTAGTGGTATTCTAAAAGGATACGATCCACTTTTGAACCTCGTACTAGATAATACTTCCGAATATCTTAGAGATCCTGATGATCCTTACAAACTTATAGAAGATACCAGACAATTAGGACTTGTTGTTTGCAGGGGAACCAGCGTAGTTCTTATTTGCCCCATGGATGGAATGGAATCAATACAGAACCCATTCATTAGtcaagattaa